From the genome of Haloterrigena sp. KLK7, one region includes:
- a CDS encoding sugar ABC transporter permease, whose amino-acid sequence MKRFLALLRSVRRKRSEGGERRVRTDGGTTEERSTLRRWLDSDIVQSSPFWLPPFLLMGFFVYAAIGWNLLLSLTEYSGFGDPDYSNLGLHNYRAMLDDPGMWAATRNTFVLLIGFTVVCLIVGLLLALLLDREIRFSRSFRTVYLLPFALSFIVTAQFWRWMYNVNNGIVNQFIGLFGLGPYNWLGSPRLVLGAVIFALVWQFSGYTMIIYLAALRSIPNDQYEAARVDGASTLRMYWRVIIPQLRPATVSASVVLVLFALKAFDFLYATFDGYRPRRGADILATKMVRESFGRSEWAYGSSIAIVLFVVSLAVIAPYLYNQYKRGNL is encoded by the coding sequence ATGAAACGTTTTTTAGCGTTACTGCGTAGCGTCCGGCGTAAACGAAGCGAGGGCGGCGAGCGACGCGTCAGGACGGACGGGGGGACCACCGAGGAACGCTCGACGCTCCGACGCTGGCTCGATAGCGACATCGTGCAGTCGTCGCCGTTCTGGCTGCCGCCGTTCCTGCTGATGGGCTTTTTCGTCTACGCCGCGATCGGCTGGAACCTCCTGCTCTCGCTGACGGAGTACTCCGGGTTCGGAGACCCCGACTACAGCAACCTCGGTCTGCACAACTACCGGGCGATGCTGGACGATCCGGGGATGTGGGCGGCGACGCGGAACACGTTCGTCCTCCTCATCGGATTCACGGTCGTCTGTCTGATCGTCGGCCTGCTTCTAGCGCTGCTGCTCGATCGCGAGATCCGATTCAGCAGGTCGTTTCGGACGGTCTACCTCCTGCCGTTCGCCCTCTCGTTCATCGTCACGGCCCAGTTCTGGCGGTGGATGTACAACGTGAACAACGGTATCGTCAACCAGTTCATCGGGCTCTTCGGCCTCGGGCCATACAACTGGCTGGGTAGTCCCCGCCTCGTGTTGGGGGCGGTGATCTTCGCGCTCGTCTGGCAGTTCAGCGGGTACACGATGATCATTTACCTCGCCGCGCTCCGGTCGATCCCGAACGACCAGTACGAGGCCGCGCGAGTCGACGGGGCGAGCACGCTTCGAATGTATTGGCGCGTGATCATTCCGCAGTTACGGCCGGCGACGGTCAGCGCGTCCGTCGTGTTAGTGCTGTTCGCGCTGAAGGCCTTCGACTTCCTGTACGCGACCTTCGACGGCTATCGACCTCGTCGCGGGGCCGACATCCTGGCGACCAAGATGGTCCGCGAGTCGTTCGGCCGATCCGAGTGGGCGTACGGGTCCTCGATCGCGATCGTGTTGTTCGTCGTGTCGCTGGCAGTCATCGCGCCGTACCTGTATAATCAGTACAAGCGAGGGAACCTATGA
- a CDS encoding ABC transporter substrate-binding protein — translation MLKGAGIAGTASLAALAGCTGGGGGDTLEVLHGWTGGDGAEAADALFSAFEEEHSDVDYNENPIGGGGNTTLDQTVANRLQGGDPPSSFAGWPGANLEQYGDAVGDIESEVWDEAGLKDAHVEEAVELCQHNDGFSAVPLGSHRLNDLFYNVGVLESAGVDPSSIDSADALIDALDAVESETDATPFAFSLAPWCILQTWAQTMLGEHGYEAYMNFIEGNGDESAVRDTFEKLEEILGYINSDAASVDFTEVNQDIMSGDAAFIHQGNWAAGAYISSDQDLEYGTDWDAIRYPGTEDYYTLHIDSFIYPADNPTPDDTATWLQFVGSEQAQVAFNQYKGSIPTLTDVSTDAFNTYLTDTIEDFDNASEKPPTLAHGLAVDTSTQDDLEEALNNNFADPYDVDGATSGFMDAV, via the coding sequence ATGCTGAAGGGTGCAGGGATAGCAGGGACCGCGAGTCTCGCGGCTCTCGCGGGCTGTACCGGCGGCGGTGGCGGCGACACGCTCGAGGTCCTGCACGGCTGGACCGGCGGCGACGGCGCCGAGGCTGCCGATGCGCTCTTCTCGGCGTTCGAGGAGGAGCACTCGGACGTCGACTACAACGAGAACCCGATCGGTGGCGGTGGGAACACGACGCTCGACCAGACGGTCGCCAACCGCCTTCAGGGCGGTGACCCGCCGAGTTCGTTCGCCGGCTGGCCGGGCGCGAACTTAGAGCAGTACGGGGACGCCGTCGGTGACATCGAGTCGGAGGTCTGGGACGAGGCCGGGCTGAAGGACGCTCACGTCGAGGAAGCGGTCGAACTCTGCCAGCACAACGACGGCTTCTCGGCGGTCCCGCTCGGCTCCCACCGCCTGAACGACCTCTTTTACAACGTCGGGGTCCTCGAGAGCGCCGGCGTCGATCCGAGCTCGATCGACAGCGCCGACGCGCTGATCGACGCGCTGGACGCCGTGGAGTCGGAGACCGACGCGACGCCGTTCGCGTTCTCGCTCGCGCCGTGGTGTATCCTCCAGACGTGGGCCCAGACGATGCTCGGCGAGCACGGTTACGAGGCCTACATGAACTTCATCGAGGGTAACGGCGACGAGAGCGCCGTCCGCGACACCTTCGAGAAACTCGAGGAGATCCTCGGCTACATCAACTCCGACGCGGCCTCCGTCGACTTTACCGAGGTCAACCAGGACATCATGAGCGGCGACGCCGCGTTCATCCACCAGGGCAACTGGGCCGCCGGCGCGTACATCTCGAGCGATCAGGACCTCGAGTACGGTACCGACTGGGACGCGATCCGATACCCCGGGACGGAGGACTACTACACCCTCCACATCGACTCGTTCATCTACCCGGCCGACAATCCGACGCCCGACGACACCGCGACCTGGCTGCAGTTCGTCGGGTCCGAACAAGCGCAGGTCGCGTTCAACCAGTACAAGGGGTCGATCCCGACGCTGACGGACGTGTCCACCGACGCGTTCAACACCTATCTCACGGACACGATCGAAGACTTCGACAACGCCTCGGAGAAGCCGCCGACGCTCGCACACGGCCTCGCCGTAGACACGAGCACCCAGGACGACCTCGAGGAGGCCCTCAACAATAACTTCGCGGACCCCTACGACGTCGACGGTGCGACGAGCGGGTTCATGGACGCCGTCTAA
- a CDS encoding class II fumarate hydratase — MSEDYRVERDSLGEMQVPADAYWGAQTQRAIQNFPISGISFSRRFIRGLGVVKKAAAQANRDLDLIDDDVAKAIVEAADEVIEGQHDDQFPVDVFQTGSGTSSNMNANEVIANRAAEIMGSEIGDRVVHPNDHVNYGQSSNDVIPTAMHVASLEAVEKDVIPALDTLREALEAKEEEFDDVVKTGRTHLQDATPVTLGQEFSGYRTQVEKGLARVDKVREHLAELALGGTATGTGLNTHEEFPARAAEYITKETGVQFREADNHFEAQAAHDAMSEAHGALRVVAGSLNKIANDLRLLASGPRNGLGEIEQPENQPGSSIMPGKINPVVAEAVNQVHKQVVGNDAAVSAGAAEGQIDLNLYKPVLAHNFLESAELISNASQVFAERFVAELEANEAYCEDRVEQSMAMATSLNVHIGYDKASEVAKTALKEDKTVREVVLEKGYLDEEEADEVLDPRKMTERGILGQDD, encoded by the coding sequence ATGAGTGAGGACTACAGAGTCGAACGGGACAGTCTCGGCGAGATGCAGGTACCCGCGGACGCCTACTGGGGCGCTCAGACCCAGCGGGCGATTCAGAACTTCCCCATCTCGGGAATCTCGTTCAGCCGTCGGTTCATCCGGGGGCTCGGCGTCGTCAAGAAGGCCGCCGCGCAGGCCAACCGCGATCTGGATCTGATCGACGACGACGTCGCCAAGGCGATCGTCGAGGCCGCCGACGAGGTCATCGAGGGCCAGCACGACGACCAGTTCCCGGTCGACGTCTTCCAGACCGGCTCCGGCACGTCCTCGAACATGAACGCCAACGAGGTCATCGCCAACCGCGCCGCCGAGATCATGGGCTCGGAGATCGGCGACCGCGTCGTCCACCCCAACGACCACGTCAACTACGGCCAGTCGTCCAACGACGTCATCCCGACCGCGATGCACGTCGCCTCCCTCGAGGCCGTCGAGAAGGACGTCATCCCCGCCCTCGACACGCTCCGCGAGGCCCTCGAGGCAAAGGAGGAGGAGTTCGACGACGTCGTCAAGACCGGCCGCACGCACCTCCAGGACGCGACGCCGGTCACGCTGGGCCAGGAGTTCTCCGGCTACCGCACGCAGGTCGAGAAGGGCCTCGCGCGCGTAGACAAAGTCCGCGAACACCTCGCCGAACTCGCGCTGGGCGGCACCGCGACCGGGACGGGCCTGAACACCCACGAGGAGTTCCCCGCCCGCGCCGCGGAGTACATCACGAAGGAGACCGGCGTCCAGTTCCGCGAGGCCGACAACCACTTCGAGGCCCAGGCCGCCCACGACGCGATGAGCGAGGCCCACGGCGCCCTGCGCGTCGTCGCCGGTTCGCTGAACAAGATCGCCAACGACCTCCGACTGCTCGCCTCCGGTCCGCGTAACGGGCTCGGCGAGATCGAACAGCCCGAGAACCAGCCCGGCTCCTCGATCATGCCCGGCAAGATCAACCCCGTCGTCGCCGAGGCCGTCAACCAGGTCCACAAGCAGGTCGTCGGCAACGACGCCGCCGTCTCCGCCGGCGCCGCCGAGGGCCAGATCGATCTCAACCTCTACAAGCCCGTGCTGGCCCACAACTTCCTCGAGTCCGCCGAACTCATCTCCAACGCGAGCCAGGTGTTCGCCGAGCGCTTCGTCGCGGAACTCGAGGCCAACGAGGCGTACTGCGAGGACCGCGTCGAGCAGTCGATGGCGATGGCCACCTCGCTGAACGTCCACATCGGTTACGACAAGGCCAGCGAGGTCGCCAAGACCGCGCTCAAGGAGGACAAGACCGTTCGCGAGGTCGTCCTCGAGAAGGGCTACTTAGACGAGGAAGAGGCCGACGAGGTGCTCGACCCCCGGAAGATGACCGAGCGCGGTATCCTCGGCCAGGACGACTGA
- a CDS encoding universal stress protein, giving the protein MYDDILVPTDGSDSSAAAVEQAVAIADGDAATVHFLHVIDVGTEMSAAASGSIAPQLTETLEDQAESALDEAASRAERAGVSHERLTREGDPHETIATYSAENGIDLVVMGASGQSGVKERLLGSTTDRVVRSVETSVLIARA; this is encoded by the coding sequence GTGTACGACGATATTCTGGTGCCGACCGACGGGAGCGACTCGAGCGCGGCGGCGGTCGAGCAGGCCGTCGCGATCGCCGACGGAGACGCGGCGACGGTTCACTTCCTCCACGTCATCGACGTGGGCACGGAGATGTCCGCCGCCGCGTCCGGGAGCATCGCGCCCCAGCTGACGGAGACGCTCGAGGACCAAGCCGAGTCGGCGCTCGACGAGGCCGCGAGTCGGGCCGAACGGGCGGGAGTGAGTCACGAGCGGCTCACTCGCGAAGGAGATCCCCACGAAACGATCGCGACGTACAGTGCCGAAAACGGGATCGATCTCGTGGTCATGGGTGCGAGCGGCCAGTCGGGAGTGAAAGAACGCCTCCTCGGGAGCACGACCGACCGCGTCGTTCGATCCGTCGAGACGTCGGTACTGATCGCTCGGGCCTGA
- a CDS encoding hemolysin family protein has translation MNSLVIGGRLLAGVLLILANAFFVAIEFALTRARQFTEEEFVGGNPKLERAWEMTDDLELYLTTCQVGITASSIAVGIVAEPALAAIFEPLFENTVLASIGSGAIIAFLIINLVHLTHGEQTPTYLGVERSRMVCRYGAAPLYWFHWLISPVITLGDGIAKLTLKLFGIEMTGAWLETEEDVIESRADLRNRLGSVLEEGDLPEERREEVMNAFQIGEQSISELMVPPEEIVTLSTEDTIEENFRKMEERPQTRYPLVGEEVTDFRGIVYTPIFVRHRKELAEDGIDFEELAAPPMTLSPDADVSDAVDQFQAENQELALVIEDGDVVGLVTVTDLLEAVMGDIEDPLDQAELEPVDR, from the coding sequence ATGAACTCGCTCGTTATCGGTGGACGGCTGCTCGCAGGCGTCTTACTCATTCTGGCGAACGCCTTCTTCGTCGCTATCGAGTTCGCGCTGACCCGCGCGCGACAGTTCACGGAGGAGGAGTTCGTCGGCGGCAACCCCAAACTGGAGCGGGCGTGGGAGATGACCGACGATCTCGAACTCTACCTGACGACGTGTCAGGTGGGGATCACGGCCTCGAGCATCGCCGTCGGAATCGTCGCCGAACCCGCGCTGGCGGCCATCTTCGAGCCGCTGTTCGAGAACACGGTGCTGGCCTCGATCGGGAGCGGAGCGATCATCGCCTTCCTGATCATCAACCTCGTGCATTTGACGCACGGCGAACAGACGCCGACGTATCTGGGCGTCGAACGCTCGCGGATGGTCTGTCGGTACGGTGCCGCGCCGCTGTACTGGTTCCACTGGCTGATTTCCCCGGTCATCACGCTCGGCGACGGCATCGCAAAACTGACGCTGAAGCTCTTCGGGATCGAGATGACCGGCGCGTGGCTCGAGACCGAGGAGGACGTTATCGAGTCCCGCGCGGACCTCCGGAACCGCCTGGGTTCGGTCCTCGAGGAGGGCGATCTCCCCGAGGAACGCCGCGAAGAGGTGATGAACGCGTTCCAGATCGGCGAGCAGTCCATCAGCGAGCTGATGGTGCCGCCTGAGGAAATCGTCACCCTATCGACCGAAGACACCATCGAGGAGAACTTCCGGAAGATGGAGGAGCGGCCGCAGACCCGATATCCGCTGGTCGGCGAGGAGGTGACCGACTTCCGTGGAATCGTTTACACGCCGATCTTCGTCCGTCACCGGAAGGAACTGGCTGAGGACGGTATCGACTTCGAGGAACTCGCGGCACCGCCGATGACGCTCTCGCCCGACGCGGACGTCAGCGACGCGGTCGACCAGTTCCAGGCGGAGAATCAGGAGCTCGCGCTGGTGATCGAGGACGGCGACGTCGTCGGCCTCGTCACTGTGACCGACCTGCTCGAGGCGGTGATGGGCGACATCGAGGACCCGCTCGATCAGGCGGAGCTCGAGCCGGTCGATCGCTGA
- a CDS encoding HVO_2901 family zinc finger protein — MHTCRNCNQSFQTELALELHRDTCRKGQLFCQVCGERFQEGDATQDGWHYECPNEDCDGDGLTDDLYRVEDVRATTTH, encoded by the coding sequence ATGCACACCTGTCGCAACTGCAACCAGTCGTTCCAGACCGAGCTCGCCCTCGAACTCCACCGGGATACGTGCCGAAAGGGACAGCTCTTCTGTCAGGTATGTGGCGAACGATTCCAGGAGGGCGACGCCACGCAGGACGGCTGGCACTACGAGTGTCCGAACGAGGACTGTGACGGCGACGGACTCACGGACGACCTGTATCGGGTCGAAGACGTCCGAGCGACGACGACGCACTGA